A portion of the Oncorhynchus nerka isolate Pitt River linkage group LG27, Oner_Uvic_2.0, whole genome shotgun sequence genome contains these proteins:
- the LOC115128172 gene encoding myoblast determination protein 1 homolog 1 has product MELPDIPFPITSPDDFYDDPCFNTSDMHFFEDLDPRLVHVGLLKPDDHHHKEDEHIRAPSGHHQAGRCLLWACKACKRKTTNADRRKAATMRERRRLSKVNDAFETLKRCTSTNPNQRLPKVDILRNAISYIESLQGLLRGAGQEGNYYPGMDHYSGDSDASSPRSNCSDGMMDFNGQSCPPRRRNKYDSTYFNEAPNDSRQKKNSVISSLDCLSNIVERITTDTSACPAVQDGSEGSSPCSPGDGSIASENGAPIPSPINCVPALHEPNTIYQVL; this is encoded by the exons ATGGAGTTGCCGGATATTCCTTTCCCAATAACCTCTCCAGATGACTTCTACGACGACCCTTGCTTCAACACCAGCGACATGCATTTCTTTGAGGACCTGGACCCGAGACTCGTTCATGTGGGTCTCCTCAAGCCGGACGACCACCATCACAAAGAGGACGAGCACATCCGGGCACCGAGTGGGCACCACCAGGCTGGCAGGTGCCTCCTGTGGGCCTGCAAAGCCTGCAAGAGGAAGACCACCAATGCTGATCGCAGGAAAGCGGCTACCATGCGGGAAAGAAGGCGACTGAGCAAGGTGAACGACGCCTTCGAGACACTGAAGAGATGTACGTCTACTAACCCAAACCAGAGGCTGCCCAAAGTGGATATCCTGCGGAATGCCATCAGCTATATTGAGTCTCTCCAAGGCCTGCTTCGTGGGGCCGGACAGGAGGGCAACTATTACCCGGGGATGGATCACTATAGCGGGGACTCGGATGCGTCCAGTCCCCGCTCCAACTGCTCAGACGGAATG ATGGATTTCAATGGTCAGTCTTGTCCACCAAGACGGAGAAACAAGTATGATAGCACCTACTTCAACGAAGCACCAAATG ATTCCAGACAGAAAAAGAACTCTGTTATTTCCAGTTTGGACTGCCTGTCAAACATCGTGGAGCGCATCACTACGGATACCTCTGCCTGTCCCGCTGTTCAGGACGGTTCCGAGGGTAGCAGCCCCTGTTCTCCCGGGGATGGTTCCATAGCGAGTGAGAACGGAGCCCCCATCCCGTCCCCGATCAACTGCGTCCCAGCCTTACATGAACCAAACACCATCTACCAGGTGTTGTGA